In Nocardioides faecalis, the following proteins share a genomic window:
- the hisD gene encoding histidinol dehydrogenase: protein MIRRIDLREADPGVDYRSAVPRADFDIEAAVPAVHAICEQVRTGGRDAVVELGERFDGVRVDDVRVAPEAITVALEQLDPDVRAGLEESIRRLRATCANELETDAVTDLGPGARVTHRKVPVGRVGLYVPGGLAPLVSSVLMNTVPAQTAGVGSIALASPPQKEFGGSVHPTILAACALLGVEEVYAVGGAQAIAMFAYGLPADAEHPAVDRVDLVTGPGNIWVVTAKRILKGQVGIDSEAGPTEIAILADDTAEAAYVAADLISQAEHDPLAAAVLVTTSERLAAQVEDELETQVAATKHSERITTSLGGKQSGIVLVRDLEQGLAVVDAYAAEHLEIHTEDAAGWAARVRNAGAIFVGPHAPVSLGDYCAGSNHVLPTAGCACHSSGLSVRAFTKSVHVVEYSAEGLAEVADHVVTLAEAEDLPGHGAAITVRTRAEQTR from the coding sequence CTGATCCGTCGCATCGACCTGCGCGAGGCCGACCCCGGCGTCGACTACCGGTCCGCCGTGCCCCGCGCCGACTTCGACATCGAGGCGGCGGTGCCGGCGGTGCATGCGATCTGTGAGCAGGTCCGCACCGGCGGCCGGGACGCGGTCGTGGAGCTGGGGGAGCGCTTCGACGGCGTGCGCGTCGACGACGTCCGGGTGGCGCCCGAGGCGATCACCGTGGCGCTGGAGCAGCTCGACCCCGACGTCCGCGCCGGCCTGGAGGAGTCCATCCGCCGGCTGCGCGCCACCTGCGCCAACGAGCTGGAGACCGACGCGGTCACCGACCTGGGCCCCGGCGCCCGGGTCACCCACCGCAAGGTGCCGGTGGGTCGGGTCGGGCTCTACGTGCCCGGCGGCCTGGCGCCGCTGGTCTCCAGCGTGCTGATGAACACCGTGCCCGCCCAGACCGCCGGGGTGGGCTCGATCGCCCTGGCCAGCCCGCCGCAGAAGGAGTTCGGCGGCTCGGTGCACCCGACGATCCTCGCCGCGTGCGCGCTGCTGGGCGTCGAGGAGGTGTACGCCGTCGGCGGCGCCCAGGCGATCGCGATGTTCGCCTACGGCCTGCCCGCCGACGCCGAGCACCCCGCCGTGGACCGCGTCGACCTGGTCACCGGCCCGGGCAACATCTGGGTGGTCACCGCGAAGCGGATCCTCAAGGGCCAGGTCGGCATCGACTCCGAGGCCGGGCCCACCGAGATCGCGATCCTCGCCGACGACACCGCCGAGGCGGCCTACGTCGCCGCCGACCTGATCAGCCAGGCCGAGCACGACCCCCTGGCCGCCGCCGTGCTCGTCACCACCTCCGAGCGGCTCGCCGCGCAGGTCGAGGACGAGCTGGAGACCCAGGTCGCCGCCACCAAGCACAGCGAGCGGATCACCACCTCCCTCGGAGGCAAGCAGTCGGGCATCGTGCTGGTGCGCGACCTCGAGCAGGGCCTCGCCGTGGTCGACGCCTACGCCGCCGAGCACCTGGAGATCCACACCGAGGACGCCGCGGGCTGGGCCGCGCGGGTGCGCAACGCCGGCGCGATCTTCGTCGGCCCGCACGCCCCGGTCAGCCTCGGCGACTACTGCGCCGGCTCCAACCACGTGCTGCCCACCGCGGGCTGCGCCTGCCACTCCTCGGGGCTCTCGGTGCGCGCGTTCACCAAGTCGGTCCACGTCGTGGAGTACTCCGCCGAGGGGCTCGCCGAGGTCGCCGACCACGTCGTCACCCTCGCCGAGGCCGAGGACCTGCCCGGCCACGGCGCCGCCATCACGGTGCGCACGCGGGCGGAGCAGACCCGGTGA